The Microbacterium sp. LWH7-1.2 genome window below encodes:
- a CDS encoding isochorismatase family protein — MSKALFIVDVQNDFTEGGALGVEGGDAVAQRISEFLVTHAEEYAVIVASRDWHHGEGDNGGHFHPEPDFIDTWPVHCVSGTEGAEYDPGFDTSAVTHHVKKGQGKPAYSLFEGTTDDGVTVAHLLEEHGVVDVDIAGIATDYCVRASGLDAIEHGRHVRILTDLIAGVAAESSDAALAELAHAGAELRPSGLASGD, encoded by the coding sequence ATGAGCAAGGCGCTGTTCATCGTCGACGTCCAGAACGACTTCACCGAGGGCGGAGCGCTCGGCGTCGAGGGCGGCGACGCCGTCGCCCAGCGCATCTCCGAGTTCCTCGTGACCCATGCCGAGGAGTACGCCGTCATCGTGGCCTCCCGCGACTGGCACCACGGCGAGGGCGACAACGGCGGGCATTTCCACCCGGAGCCGGACTTCATCGACACCTGGCCGGTGCACTGCGTGAGCGGCACCGAGGGCGCGGAGTACGACCCCGGATTCGATACCTCGGCGGTGACCCATCACGTCAAGAAGGGGCAGGGGAAACCTGCCTACTCGCTGTTCGAGGGAACCACCGACGACGGCGTGACCGTGGCGCACCTGCTCGAGGAGCATGGCGTGGTGGATGTCGACATCGCAGGCATCGCGACCGACTACTGCGTCCGGGCGTCGGGCCTGGACGCGATCGAGCACGGCCGACATGTCCGCATCCTCACCGACCTGATCGCCGGCGTCGCGGCCGAGTCCAGCGACGCGGCCCTGGCCGAACTCGCGCACGCCGGTGCCGAGCTGCGGCCCTCGGGGCTCGCGAGCGGTGACTGA
- a CDS encoding GNAT family N-acetyltransferase, whose protein sequence is MTEIRPLAPADRDAWRPLWRGYIEFYESEVSDEQTELTWNRLLDPQFPIHGAVAVDDTGRAVGFVHWLTHAATWSATPYVYLEDLFVAPGTRGTGAGRALIAHVTDWAREHDAAKVYWLTQETNATARALYDRVAIHTGFVHYEIGLGS, encoded by the coding sequence GTGACCGAGATCCGACCCCTCGCCCCGGCCGACCGCGACGCCTGGCGTCCGCTGTGGCGCGGCTACATCGAGTTCTACGAGTCCGAGGTCTCGGACGAGCAGACCGAACTCACGTGGAACCGCCTCCTCGACCCGCAGTTCCCGATCCACGGGGCGGTCGCGGTCGACGACACCGGCCGCGCGGTCGGCTTCGTGCACTGGCTGACGCACGCCGCCACGTGGTCCGCGACGCCCTATGTCTACCTCGAGGACCTGTTCGTGGCCCCCGGCACCCGAGGCACCGGCGCGGGGCGCGCCCTCATCGCCCACGTGACCGACTGGGCGCGCGAGCACGACGCCGCGAAGGTGTACTGGCTCACGCAGGAGACGAATGCCACCGCGCGAGCGCTGTACGACCGGGTCGCGATCCACACCGGGTTCGTGCACTACGAGATCGGCCTCGGCTCGTGA
- a CDS encoding nitrate/nitrite transporter, whose amino-acid sequence MTTDAAATAPTGTRELPGRTRNLLLALLAFTITFWAWNLVAPLAVQYTAEMGLTSTETSLLIATPVLVGSLGRILTGAFTDRYGGRLMFTILTAASAVPVVLVALAGVWGSFALMIAFGFLLGIAGTTFAIGIPFVNAWYEPAKRGFATGLFGAGMGGTALSSFFTPRMVAWFGYVATHLIIAGALLVVAVIVWLFMRDSPLWKPNTAPVMPKLKAASTLAVTWQMAFLYAVTFGGFVAFSTYLPTYLKEVYGYDLTDAGARTAGFAIAAVIARPVGGWLSDRIGPATVLSISLGGAAVMAVVIALQPPPELAAGASFVLMALFLGLGTGAVFTWVAQRAPAERVGTVTGIVGAAGGLGGYFPPLVMGATYNVEAHSYTIGLSLLCLTALVALGFVIFLARRDRRAAA is encoded by the coding sequence ATGACGACGGATGCTGCAGCCACGGCTCCGACCGGGACACGGGAGTTGCCGGGCCGCACCAGGAACCTCCTGCTCGCGCTGCTCGCCTTCACCATCACCTTCTGGGCATGGAACCTGGTCGCGCCGCTCGCGGTGCAGTACACCGCGGAGATGGGGCTGACCTCGACCGAGACCTCGCTCCTGATCGCGACCCCGGTGCTGGTCGGGTCGCTGGGCCGCATCCTGACCGGTGCCTTCACCGATCGCTACGGCGGTCGCCTCATGTTCACGATCCTGACCGCGGCCTCGGCCGTGCCTGTCGTGCTCGTCGCGCTGGCGGGAGTGTGGGGGTCGTTCGCGCTCATGATCGCGTTCGGGTTCCTGCTCGGGATCGCCGGCACGACGTTCGCGATCGGCATCCCGTTCGTCAACGCCTGGTATGAGCCGGCGAAGCGCGGCTTCGCCACGGGCCTGTTCGGCGCCGGCATGGGCGGCACCGCGCTGTCGTCGTTCTTCACTCCCCGCATGGTGGCGTGGTTCGGCTACGTCGCGACGCACCTCATCATCGCGGGCGCCTTGCTCGTGGTCGCGGTGATCGTGTGGCTCTTCATGCGCGATTCGCCCCTGTGGAAGCCGAACACCGCGCCCGTCATGCCGAAGCTCAAGGCGGCGTCTACGCTCGCCGTCACCTGGCAGATGGCATTCCTCTACGCGGTGACCTTCGGCGGTTTCGTCGCGTTCTCGACGTACCTGCCGACCTACCTCAAGGAGGTCTACGGATACGACCTCACCGACGCGGGAGCGCGCACCGCCGGCTTCGCAATCGCGGCGGTGATCGCCCGACCCGTCGGCGGGTGGCTGTCGGATCGCATCGGACCGGCGACCGTGCTCAGCATCTCGCTGGGCGGCGCCGCCGTGATGGCCGTGGTCATCGCGCTGCAGCCGCCGCCCGAGCTCGCCGCGGGAGCGTCGTTCGTGCTGATGGCGCTCTTCCTCGGCCTCGGCACGGGTGCGGTGTTCACGTGGGTCGCGCAGCGCGCCCCTGCCGAGCGGGTCGGCACGGTGACGGGCATCGTCGGCGCGGCCGGCGGACTCGGCGGGTACTTCCCGCCGCTCGTGATGGGCGCCACGTACAACGTCGAGGCGCACAGCTACACGATCGGGCTCAGCCTGCTGTGCCTGACCGCGCTCGTGGCGCTGGGCTTCGTGATCTTCCTGGCCCGGCGGGACCGGCGAGCAGCGGCGTGA
- the narI gene encoding respiratory nitrate reductase subunit gamma, producing MELFLWGILPYVMVAVLVGGTIWRYRYDQFGWTTRSSQLYESRLLRIGSPLFHFGILVVIIGHVVGLVIPKAWTDALGVSEDMYHLAALGLGTVAGFATLVGVGILIYRRRTTGPVFMATTKNDKTMYVVLVAAIVAGLATTVLSVIGPPHELTYRETVAPWFRSLFVFQPDIVAMSEASLDFQIHTVIGMVLFMIWPFTRLVHAFTAPVHYLFRPYIVYRSRDGRPTTARGIRRGWAPVGTSDRTPDRRATTTRKTGGARR from the coding sequence ATGGAGCTCTTCCTCTGGGGCATCCTCCCGTACGTCATGGTCGCGGTGCTGGTCGGCGGCACGATCTGGCGCTACCGCTACGACCAGTTCGGCTGGACGACGCGCTCGTCGCAGCTGTACGAATCCCGCCTGCTGCGGATCGGCTCGCCGCTCTTCCACTTCGGCATCCTCGTCGTGATCATCGGACACGTCGTGGGACTCGTCATCCCGAAGGCGTGGACCGATGCGCTCGGGGTCTCGGAAGACATGTACCACCTCGCGGCGCTCGGGCTCGGCACCGTCGCCGGGTTCGCGACGCTCGTCGGAGTCGGCATCCTGATCTACCGTCGGCGCACGACCGGGCCCGTCTTCATGGCGACGACCAAGAACGACAAGACCATGTACGTGGTGCTGGTGGCCGCGATCGTCGCGGGACTCGCGACGACGGTGCTGAGCGTGATCGGTCCGCCGCATGAGCTCACCTACCGCGAGACCGTCGCGCCCTGGTTCCGGTCGCTGTTCGTCTTCCAGCCGGACATCGTCGCGATGAGCGAGGCGTCCCTCGACTTCCAGATCCACACCGTCATCGGCATGGTGCTCTTCATGATCTGGCCGTTCACGCGACTGGTCCACGCCTTCACCGCGCCCGTGCACTATCTGTTCCGCCCGTACATCGTCTACCGCTCACGCGACGGGCGGCCGACCACGGCGCGCGGCATCCGCCGCGGCTGGGCGCCTGTGGGCACCAGCGACCGCACCCCCGACCGTCGGGCGACCACCACGCGCAAGACAGGAGGGGCACGACGATGA
- the narJ gene encoding nitrate reductase molybdenum cofactor assembly chaperone: MNVRVIYQAASLCLSYPDDEVLGSSSLIGQALSEAAPRAAASFVPLLEWWARTPAAEVQTVYVDTFDMSRRHALYLTYWTDGDTRRRGAVLADLKRRYREAGLAIEGTGELPDFLPLVLEFARHAPGDGATLLQEYRASLELIRLALAERSSPYAGVVGAVCDTLPGRSPADRQQAMAMAAAGPPRESVGLDAHDPRLLPLEPVGRR; encoded by the coding sequence GTGAACGTCCGAGTGATCTACCAGGCGGCGTCGCTGTGCCTGAGCTACCCCGACGACGAGGTGCTCGGCTCGTCGTCGCTGATCGGCCAGGCTCTCAGCGAAGCGGCGCCGCGGGCCGCAGCATCCTTCGTCCCTCTGCTCGAATGGTGGGCGAGGACCCCGGCCGCCGAGGTGCAGACCGTGTACGTCGACACGTTCGACATGTCGCGGCGGCACGCGCTGTACCTCACCTACTGGACCGACGGCGACACACGCCGTCGCGGCGCGGTGCTCGCCGACCTCAAGCGCCGGTACCGCGAGGCCGGTCTCGCGATCGAAGGCACGGGCGAGCTGCCCGACTTCCTGCCGCTCGTGCTCGAGTTCGCGCGGCACGCTCCGGGCGACGGCGCGACCCTGCTGCAGGAGTACCGGGCGAGCCTCGAGCTCATCCGCCTCGCGCTCGCCGAGCGCAGCTCGCCGTACGCCGGCGTCGTCGGCGCGGTATGCGACACGCTCCCCGGGCGCTCCCCCGCCGACCGCCAGCAGGCGATGGCGATGGCTGCCGCCGGTCCGCCCCGTGAGTCGGTCGGCCTCGACGCCCACGATCCGCGACTGCTGCCCCTCGAGCCGGTCGGGAGGCGGTGA
- the narH gene encoding nitrate reductase subunit beta has product MRVMAQMGMVMNLDKCIGCHTCSVTCKQAWTNRAGTEYVWFNNVETRPGQGYPRRYEDQEQWRGGWTLNKRGRLSLRTGSRLKRLFTIFSSPVQPKLADYYEPWTYDYETLIDAPLGDDFPVARPKSLITGQDTKITWSANWDDDLGGASEMGHLDPIVEKVRRESEDAIKLQFEKTFMFYLPRICEHCLNPSCMASCPSGAIYKRAEDGIVLVDQDRCRGWRQCITGCPYKKIYFNHKTGKAEKCTLCYPRLEVGIPTVCSETCVGRLRYLGLFLYDADRVTEAASTPDERDLYEAQLGLMLDPNDPEVIAAARAQGDIPEDWMDAARRSPVYALAKTYRVALPLHPEYRTMPMVWYIPPLSPIVDLLRDQGHDSEAAGTLFGAIEALRIPVEYLAELFTAGDTDIVTAVLWRLAAMRSYLRDITLDRERDESIPEAVGMTGESIYAMYRLLAIAKYEDRYVIPTAHYERAHELEELGCSLDFDGGPYGNESGMLGEASGRAAPVAVETFHALKERQTSDAAASGESLRGRVNLLNWDGNGAPPGLFPPMDAAPDAAAGGSS; this is encoded by the coding sequence ATGCGCGTGATGGCCCAGATGGGCATGGTGATGAACCTCGACAAGTGCATCGGATGCCACACCTGCTCCGTCACCTGCAAGCAGGCGTGGACGAACCGGGCGGGCACCGAGTACGTGTGGTTCAACAACGTCGAGACGCGCCCCGGCCAGGGCTACCCTCGCCGGTACGAGGACCAGGAGCAGTGGCGGGGCGGCTGGACCCTCAACAAGCGCGGGCGCCTGTCGCTGCGCACCGGCAGCCGCCTCAAGCGGCTCTTCACCATCTTCTCGTCGCCGGTGCAGCCCAAGCTCGCGGACTACTACGAGCCGTGGACCTACGACTACGAGACCCTGATCGACGCGCCGCTCGGCGACGACTTCCCCGTCGCCCGGCCAAAGTCGCTCATCACGGGGCAGGACACCAAGATCACGTGGTCGGCGAACTGGGACGACGACCTCGGCGGCGCCTCGGAGATGGGCCACCTCGATCCGATCGTCGAGAAGGTGCGGCGCGAGTCCGAGGACGCGATCAAGCTGCAGTTCGAGAAGACGTTCATGTTCTACCTGCCGCGGATCTGCGAGCACTGCCTCAATCCGTCGTGCATGGCGTCGTGCCCGTCGGGTGCGATCTACAAGCGCGCCGAGGACGGCATCGTGCTCGTCGACCAGGACCGTTGCCGAGGCTGGCGCCAGTGCATCACGGGCTGCCCGTACAAGAAGATCTACTTCAACCACAAGACCGGCAAGGCCGAGAAGTGCACGCTGTGCTACCCGCGCCTCGAGGTCGGCATCCCCACGGTGTGCTCCGAGACGTGCGTCGGGCGCCTGCGGTACCTGGGCCTGTTCCTGTACGACGCCGACCGCGTCACCGAGGCGGCATCCACCCCCGACGAGAGGGATCTCTACGAGGCGCAGCTCGGCCTCATGCTCGACCCGAACGACCCCGAGGTCATCGCGGCGGCCCGCGCGCAGGGCGACATCCCCGAGGACTGGATGGATGCTGCGCGCCGCTCCCCCGTCTACGCCCTGGCGAAGACGTACCGCGTCGCGCTGCCGCTGCACCCCGAGTACCGCACGATGCCGATGGTCTGGTACATCCCGCCCCTGTCGCCGATCGTCGACCTGCTGCGCGACCAGGGGCACGACTCCGAGGCGGCCGGCACCCTGTTCGGCGCGATCGAGGCGCTGCGCATCCCGGTCGAGTACCTGGCCGAGCTCTTCACCGCGGGCGACACCGACATCGTCACCGCCGTGCTGTGGCGGCTCGCCGCCATGCGGTCGTACCTCCGCGACATCACGCTCGACCGCGAGCGCGACGAGTCGATCCCCGAAGCGGTCGGCATGACCGGCGAGTCGATCTACGCGATGTATCGGCTCCTCGCGATCGCGAAGTACGAGGACCGCTACGTGATCCCCACCGCCCACTACGAGCGCGCTCACGAGCTCGAGGAGCTCGGCTGCTCGCTCGACTTCGACGGCGGACCCTACGGCAACGAGTCCGGCATGCTCGGCGAGGCGAGCGGCCGGGCCGCACCGGTGGCGGTCGAGACGTTCCACGCGCTCAAGGAGCGCCAGACCTCCGATGCCGCCGCGAGCGGTGAGTCGCTGCGCGGCCGCGTGAACCTCCTGAATTGGGACGGCAACGGCGCACCCCCCGGCCTGTTCCCTCCGATGGATGCGGCTCCGGATGCTGCGGCCGGAGGGTCGTCGTGA
- a CDS encoding nitrate reductase subunit alpha, with amino-acid sequence MTPQIGVDGAASDALLAAGRFFTRWDETADHRAAFLEGGREGDAFYRDRWSHDKVVRSTHGVNCTGSCSWKVYVKDGIITWEAQETDYPSVGPDRPEYEPRGCPRGAAFSWYTYSPTRVRYPYVRGVLLEEYRAAKARGNDPVEAFGEITKNPETRRRYQQARGKGGLVRASWREAVELVAAGYVHTIKEYGPDRVAGFSPIPAMSMVSHCIGTRFTQLVGGVMTSFYDWYADLPVASPQVFGDQTDVPESGDWWDATYLMMWGSNVPVTRTPDAHWMAEVRYRGTKVVTVSPDYADNTKFADEWLPCQAGTDAALAMAMGHVVLKENYVDRRVPFFADFAKQYTDLPHLVRLTERNGAFVPGTFLTSKDLGGTTPEDRWKTVVLDAATGGPRVPHGSMGFRYAASGEGRWNLDLEGVEPALSVADLSAATGAAEAVEVLLPRFDSADGSGDVLRRGVPATRVNGILVTTVLDLMLAQYGVVRDGLPGDWPTGLDDADSPYTPAWQEEITGVPAQACTRIAREFAANAVESNGRSMIIMGAGICQWFHGDATYRAILALLILTGSMGRNGGGWAHYVGQEKCRPITGWLSLANALDWSRPPRTMIGTAYWYMHTDQWRFDGYSADALASPLAEGNLAGMHTADTIAQSARLGWMPFYPQFDVNPLDLADEAESAVANGEAADAASFVASKLSSGDLQPAIADVDAPENWPRLLTLWRSNLMGSSAKGNEYFLKYLLGTHSNVMATDEASARPNDVRWHDEIPEGKLDLLVSADFRMTSTTLLSDVVFPAATWYEKHDLSSTDMHPFVHAFTPAIDPPWEAKSDFDLFHAIAVEFSEQARTHLGTRRDLVSVPMQHDTPGETSQPGGEVRDWVRGDIAGIPGRTMPQFAVVERDYTAIADKLAAVGPLADKLGFTIKNVTYDVSHEVERLARKNGLMLGGAGDGRPAMDTDVKMAEAILAFSGTTNGELAAQGFRTLEKRVGKPLADLAEGSEEKRITFAMTQAAPVPVITSPEWSGSETGGRRYAPFTVNIERLKPFHTLTGRMHFYLDHAWMRDLGEALPIYRPPLDMHRLFGEPKLGPDGAQQVVVRYLTPHSKWSIHSEYQDNLFMLSLSRGGPTVWMSPADAAAIGAADNDWVECVNSNGVLVARAIVSHRMPTGVVYVHHAQERTIDVPKSEATGRRGGIHNSVTRLLVKPTHLIGGYAQLSYTFNYLGPTGNQRDMVATVRRRSQEVVF; translated from the coding sequence ATGACGCCCCAGATCGGTGTGGACGGTGCGGCTTCCGATGCTCTGCTGGCTGCGGGGCGGTTCTTCACGAGGTGGGACGAGACCGCCGATCACCGCGCGGCGTTCCTCGAGGGCGGGCGCGAGGGCGACGCGTTCTACCGGGACAGGTGGAGCCACGACAAGGTCGTGCGGTCGACGCATGGCGTGAACTGTACGGGCTCCTGTTCGTGGAAGGTGTACGTCAAGGACGGCATCATCACGTGGGAGGCGCAGGAGACCGACTACCCGAGCGTCGGACCCGACCGTCCCGAGTACGAGCCCCGCGGGTGCCCCCGCGGGGCTGCTTTTTCGTGGTACACCTACTCACCCACCCGGGTGCGCTACCCATACGTGCGCGGCGTCCTTCTGGAGGAGTACCGAGCCGCGAAGGCGCGCGGGAACGACCCGGTCGAGGCGTTCGGCGAGATCACGAAGAATCCGGAGACCCGCCGCCGCTACCAGCAGGCACGCGGCAAAGGCGGGCTCGTGCGCGCGTCGTGGCGGGAGGCGGTCGAGCTCGTCGCCGCCGGCTACGTCCACACCATCAAGGAGTACGGCCCCGACCGCGTCGCCGGCTTCTCGCCGATCCCGGCCATGTCGATGGTCTCGCACTGCATCGGCACGCGATTCACGCAGCTCGTCGGCGGCGTGATGACGTCGTTCTACGACTGGTACGCCGACCTCCCCGTCGCGAGCCCGCAGGTGTTCGGCGACCAGACCGACGTGCCGGAGTCCGGGGACTGGTGGGACGCCACGTACCTCATGATGTGGGGCTCCAACGTGCCGGTCACCCGCACGCCCGACGCGCATTGGATGGCCGAGGTGCGCTACCGCGGCACGAAGGTCGTGACGGTGAGCCCCGACTACGCCGACAACACCAAGTTCGCCGACGAGTGGCTGCCGTGCCAGGCGGGCACCGATGCCGCCCTCGCGATGGCGATGGGGCACGTCGTGCTCAAAGAGAACTACGTCGACCGCCGCGTGCCCTTCTTCGCCGACTTCGCGAAGCAGTACACCGATCTTCCCCATCTCGTACGGCTCACGGAGCGCAACGGCGCGTTCGTGCCCGGCACGTTCCTCACGTCGAAGGACCTCGGTGGCACGACCCCCGAAGACCGGTGGAAGACGGTGGTGCTGGATGCTGCGACCGGCGGCCCGCGCGTGCCCCACGGGTCGATGGGCTTCCGGTACGCCGCGTCGGGCGAGGGCCGCTGGAACCTCGACCTCGAGGGCGTGGAGCCTGCCCTCTCGGTCGCCGACCTGTCCGCCGCGACCGGGGCAGCGGAGGCGGTCGAGGTGCTTCTCCCCCGCTTCGACTCCGCCGACGGGTCGGGGGATGTGCTCCGCCGAGGAGTCCCCGCAACGCGGGTGAACGGCATCCTGGTGACCACCGTCCTGGATCTGATGCTCGCGCAGTACGGGGTCGTCCGCGATGGGCTTCCCGGCGACTGGCCCACCGGGCTCGACGACGCCGACTCGCCCTACACCCCGGCGTGGCAGGAGGAGATCACCGGCGTGCCGGCGCAGGCCTGCACACGCATCGCGCGGGAGTTCGCAGCCAACGCGGTCGAGTCGAACGGGCGCTCGATGATCATCATGGGCGCCGGCATCTGCCAGTGGTTCCACGGAGACGCCACCTACCGGGCGATCCTCGCCCTCCTGATCCTCACGGGCTCGATGGGCCGCAACGGTGGCGGCTGGGCGCACTACGTCGGGCAGGAGAAATGCCGCCCGATCACCGGCTGGCTCTCGCTCGCGAACGCGCTGGACTGGTCCCGCCCGCCTCGCACGATGATCGGCACCGCCTACTGGTACATGCACACCGACCAGTGGCGCTTCGACGGCTACTCGGCCGACGCGCTGGCGTCGCCGCTCGCCGAGGGCAATCTCGCCGGCATGCACACGGCCGATACGATCGCCCAGTCCGCGCGGCTCGGCTGGATGCCGTTCTACCCGCAGTTCGACGTGAATCCGCTCGACCTGGCCGACGAGGCCGAGTCGGCGGTGGCGAACGGGGAGGCGGCGGATGCAGCATCCTTCGTCGCCTCGAAGCTCTCCTCCGGCGACCTGCAGCCCGCGATCGCCGACGTCGACGCGCCCGAGAACTGGCCGCGCCTGCTCACGCTGTGGCGGTCGAACCTCATGGGATCGAGCGCGAAGGGCAACGAGTACTTCCTCAAGTACCTGCTCGGCACGCACAGCAACGTCATGGCGACCGACGAGGCGAGCGCGCGTCCGAATGACGTGCGGTGGCACGACGAGATCCCCGAGGGCAAGCTCGACCTGCTGGTGTCGGCCGACTTCCGCATGACGTCGACGACGCTGCTGTCGGACGTCGTCTTCCCCGCAGCGACCTGGTACGAGAAGCACGACCTGTCGTCGACCGACATGCACCCGTTCGTGCACGCGTTCACCCCGGCGATCGACCCGCCGTGGGAGGCGAAGAGCGACTTCGACCTGTTCCACGCCATCGCCGTGGAGTTCTCGGAGCAGGCGCGCACGCACCTCGGCACCCGGCGTGATCTGGTGTCGGTGCCGATGCAGCACGACACCCCCGGCGAGACGTCGCAGCCCGGAGGTGAGGTGCGCGACTGGGTGCGCGGCGACATCGCCGGCATCCCGGGCAGGACGATGCCGCAGTTCGCGGTCGTCGAGCGTGACTACACCGCGATCGCCGACAAGCTCGCCGCTGTCGGTCCACTGGCCGACAAGCTCGGCTTCACAATCAAGAACGTCACGTACGACGTCTCTCACGAGGTCGAGCGACTCGCCCGGAAGAACGGCCTGATGCTCGGCGGCGCGGGCGACGGCAGGCCGGCGATGGACACGGACGTCAAGATGGCCGAGGCGATCCTGGCGTTCTCGGGCACGACCAACGGTGAGCTCGCCGCTCAGGGCTTCCGCACCCTCGAGAAGCGGGTCGGCAAGCCTCTCGCCGACCTCGCGGAGGGCTCGGAGGAGAAGCGGATCACGTTCGCGATGACGCAGGCGGCACCGGTGCCGGTGATCACGTCGCCCGAGTGGTCGGGCTCGGAGACCGGCGGGCGCCGGTACGCGCCGTTCACGGTGAACATCGAGCGGTTGAAGCCCTTCCACACGCTCACCGGCCGCATGCACTTTTACCTCGATCACGCGTGGATGCGCGACCTCGGCGAGGCCCTGCCGATCTACCGCCCGCCGCTCGACATGCACCGGCTGTTCGGCGAGCCCAAGCTCGGTCCCGACGGTGCGCAGCAGGTCGTCGTGCGCTACCTCACCCCCCACTCCAAGTGGTCGATCCACTCCGAGTACCAGGACAACCTCTTCATGCTCTCGCTCTCGCGCGGCGGCCCCACCGTCTGGATGAGCCCCGCGGATGCCGCGGCGATCGGCGCCGCCGACAACGACTGGGTCGAGTGCGTGAACTCGAACGGCGTGCTCGTGGCGCGGGCCATCGTGTCGCACCGGATGCCGACCGGCGTCGTCTACGTGCACCACGCGCAGGAGCGCACGATCGACGTTCCCAAGTCCGAGGCGACGGGGCGGCGCGGCGGCATCCACAACTCCGTCACGAGGCTGCTCGTGAAACCCACCCATCTCATCGGCGGGTACGCGCAGCTGTCGTACACGTTCAACTACCTTGGCCCGACGGGGAACCAGCGCGACATGGTGGCGACGGTGCGTCGCCGTTCGCAGGAGGTGGTGTTCTGA
- a CDS encoding protein kinase, translating to MTDLLASGELSTGELLDERYLLRERIGEGGMARVYRADDTHLQRSVAVKVFREPTDGIGSVERALSETTLLASLSHHSLVTVFDARVGTDEVSYLVMEHVDGITLRDLIARGPVDPRVVASIAIDIAEGLHVAHDHGVVHRDIKPSNVLLWASPRPGWEWRAKLADFGIAYLMDSARARVTTPGVIVGTMAYVAPEQARGVAPAPPADIYAFGLLLIEALTGERPFGEAEGIGTVMARLASAPEIPESLHPSWQGLLRGMTAIRPDDRPTALEVVAAASRLAAMENTIAREKADPSTAPVAAPVATPVTAPTQVFSPALPTKAPQGERGALRRDARLAAHALGASAPTDTGALLVPSEPDEPVRPSRRALMIGIVVAALLAVGLALGTLWLSNVWSAEPDPAPTSPAVEEQDSPAPSEEAPAEEAPVTVPAEQAPSDDAPPADTGTGGSENSGPGNNNGNGNGPGSNSGKGNGNGNR from the coding sequence GTGACTGACCTGCTCGCGTCCGGAGAGCTCTCCACCGGCGAGCTCCTCGATGAGCGATACCTGCTGCGCGAACGCATCGGCGAAGGCGGCATGGCACGCGTGTACCGCGCGGACGACACCCACCTCCAGCGTTCGGTCGCCGTGAAGGTGTTCCGTGAGCCGACGGACGGCATCGGCTCCGTCGAGCGTGCGCTGTCGGAGACGACACTCCTCGCGTCTCTCAGCCATCACTCGCTGGTCACCGTGTTCGACGCCCGGGTCGGCACGGATGAGGTCAGCTACCTGGTGATGGAGCACGTCGACGGCATCACGCTGCGCGACCTGATCGCGCGTGGGCCGGTGGACCCGCGAGTCGTCGCGTCGATCGCGATCGACATCGCCGAGGGACTGCACGTCGCGCACGACCACGGGGTCGTTCACCGTGACATCAAGCCCTCGAACGTCCTGCTGTGGGCCTCGCCTCGGCCGGGGTGGGAGTGGCGCGCGAAGCTGGCGGACTTCGGCATCGCGTACCTCATGGACTCCGCCCGCGCCCGCGTGACGACGCCCGGCGTCATCGTCGGCACCATGGCCTACGTCGCGCCCGAGCAGGCGCGCGGCGTCGCCCCGGCACCGCCGGCGGACATCTACGCCTTCGGCCTCCTCCTGATCGAGGCACTCACCGGCGAACGGCCGTTCGGCGAGGCCGAGGGCATCGGAACCGTCATGGCACGGCTGGCGTCGGCGCCCGAGATCCCCGAGTCGCTGCATCCGTCCTGGCAGGGCCTTCTGCGCGGCATGACGGCGATCCGCCCCGACGACCGGCCGACCGCGCTCGAGGTGGTGGCGGCGGCGTCGCGACTTGCAGCGATGGAGAACACCATCGCGCGCGAGAAGGCCGACCCCTCGACGGCTCCGGTTGCGGCTCCGGTTGCGACCCCGGTCACCGCGCCCACGCAGGTCTTCTCCCCGGCCCTGCCGACGAAGGCCCCACAGGGCGAGCGCGGAGCCCTTCGCCGCGACGCCCGCCTGGCGGCCCACGCTCTGGGAGCCTCTGCGCCGACGGACACCGGTGCACTTCTTGTGCCGTCGGAACCGGACGAGCCGGTTCGGCCCTCCCGCCGTGCGCTGATGATCGGGATCGTCGTGGCGGCGCTCCTCGCCGTCGGGCTTGCTCTCGGGACCCTGTGGCTCTCCAACGTCTGGTCCGCGGAACCGGACCCTGCGCCGACGTCACCGGCGGTGGAGGAGCAGGATTCGCCCGCGCCGTCGGAGGAGGCACCGGCCGAGGAGGCACCGGTCACCGTGCCCGCCGAGCAGGCGCCCTCGGACGACGCGCCGCCGGCGGACACCGGCACGGGTGGGAGCGAGAACAGCGGTCCCGGCAACAACAACGGCAACGGGAACGGCCCCGGAAGCAACAGCGGCAAAGGCAACGGCAACGGCAACCGCTGA